A single region of the Gemmatimonadales bacterium genome encodes:
- a CDS encoding sensor domain-containing diguanylate cyclase, which yields MAPSPTPVALATIPSAFAAACRLSRTDGELLERCRVALVQRFRDERIWLALAGPEGAAPRVGPAEGFEQAVEVARLKTGETEAFIRADCAIAGEMKTVAMPLALGLTVTLELRSVLLDRQAALDDAVFQLRALRQVARLLSSVHSTEETERLILDFMAEVFFAWWACLYRPAGAAYTPAVVRSLSERPQPEPVDRAALDTALPTGSASVAAGDVALAPLMQGDAELLVPVDAGSERMAVLVLGPRLSRKPYGRAELELAGTLSFAAAIALKNAELVEQLHSAATTDELTGLYNRRALEERLAAEISRSLRHQLHTSVLLLDLDRFKVVNDTMGHAAGDRLLVLLANVLRKQCRALDVVGRLGGDEFLVILPMTKPVEAQVFVARVRASLAELWQSHAAFGRPTLSIGIAEAPVHGTTVDALLAAADTALYRAKRGGRNAVEVAATG from the coding sequence ATGGCCCCGTCACCGACGCCGGTCGCACTCGCCACCATACCCAGTGCCTTCGCAGCTGCGTGCAGACTCTCCCGGACCGATGGAGAGCTGCTCGAGCGTTGCCGGGTGGCGCTGGTGCAGCGCTTCCGGGATGAACGCATCTGGCTCGCGCTCGCGGGACCGGAGGGCGCGGCGCCGCGCGTGGGGCCGGCGGAGGGGTTCGAGCAGGCGGTCGAAGTCGCCCGGCTCAAGACCGGAGAGACCGAGGCGTTCATCAGGGCCGACTGCGCGATCGCCGGCGAGATGAAGACGGTGGCGATGCCGCTGGCACTCGGGCTCACGGTGACGCTCGAGCTGCGCAGCGTGCTGCTCGACCGCCAGGCGGCGCTGGACGACGCCGTCTTTCAATTGCGCGCCCTGCGCCAGGTTGCCCGACTGCTGTCGTCGGTCCACTCGACCGAAGAGACCGAGCGGCTCATTCTCGATTTCATGGCCGAGGTGTTCTTCGCGTGGTGGGCGTGCCTCTACCGCCCTGCGGGCGCCGCGTACACGCCCGCCGTGGTCCGCTCGCTGAGCGAGCGCCCCCAGCCGGAGCCGGTCGATCGCGCCGCGCTCGACACGGCGCTCCCCACGGGCAGTGCGTCGGTGGCCGCCGGCGACGTGGCCCTGGCGCCGCTCATGCAGGGCGACGCCGAGTTGCTGGTGCCGGTCGATGCGGGCTCGGAACGGATGGCGGTGCTGGTCCTGGGGCCTCGGCTCAGCCGCAAGCCGTACGGTCGCGCCGAGCTGGAGCTGGCGGGCACGCTCTCGTTCGCCGCGGCCATCGCACTCAAGAATGCCGAGCTGGTGGAGCAGTTGCACAGCGCGGCGACGACCGACGAGCTCACCGGCCTGTACAACCGGCGTGCGCTGGAGGAGCGGCTCGCCGCCGAGATCTCGCGCAGTCTCCGGCACCAGTTGCACACGAGCGTGTTGCTGCTCGACCTCGACCGGTTCAAGGTCGTGAACGATACCATGGGCCACGCCGCCGGCGACCGCCTGTTGGTCCTGCTCGCCAACGTGCTCCGGAAGCAATGCCGCGCGCTCGATGTGGTGGGCCGCCTCGGTGGGGACGAATTCCTCGTGATCCTGCCGATGACGAAACCGGTCGAGGCGCAAGTATTCGTCGCGCGGGTGCGGGCGAGCCTCGCGGAACTGTGGCAGAGCCACGCGGCGTTCGGACGTCCGACGCTGAGTATTGGCATCGCCGAGGCACCCGTGCATGGCACCACGGTGGACGCGCTGCTTGCCGCCGCCGACACTGCGCTTTACCGGGCCAAGCGGGGCGGCCGGAACGCGGTCGAGGTGGCGGCCACCGGCTGA
- a CDS encoding CGNR zinc finger domain-containing protein, protein MPDQEFTLLGDACWLDFVNTTCGRAAAPPDLLPDPAAYHRWSKAGKLVSDVDAVPFEEVLAFRRRLLGLAEALAVGRPAPAPAIAAINAVLAAEGGRERLVRGSGVWRRSFAPDRAATARIAVARSAADTLTDATRHVRRCAGDPCSLFFLDGSPTQSRRWCSAAHCGGRGRIERRRGLLR, encoded by the coding sequence ATGCCCGACCAGGAATTCACGCTCCTCGGCGACGCCTGCTGGCTCGACTTCGTGAACACCACGTGCGGCCGCGCGGCGGCGCCGCCCGATCTGCTTCCCGATCCCGCTGCTTATCATCGCTGGAGCAAGGCCGGCAAGCTCGTGTCCGACGTGGACGCGGTGCCGTTCGAGGAGGTCCTCGCATTCCGCCGTCGTCTGCTCGGACTCGCCGAGGCGCTGGCGGTGGGCCGGCCGGCGCCGGCACCGGCCATCGCCGCGATCAACGCGGTGCTGGCGGCCGAGGGCGGGCGCGAGCGACTGGTCCGTGGGAGCGGGGTCTGGCGGCGCTCGTTTGCGCCGGACCGTGCGGCGACCGCGCGCATCGCCGTGGCCCGTTCCGCCGCGGACACGCTCACCGACGCCACCCGACATGTGCGCCGCTGTGCCGGCGACCCGTGCTCGCTCTTCTTCCTCGACGGCTCACCCACGCAGAGCCGCCGCTGGTGCAGCGCCGCGCATTGCGGCGGCCGCGGACGAATCGAGCGGCGGCGCGGCCTGCTTCGATGA
- a CDS encoding serine/threonine-protein kinase — MRAAGAPTPIDAAGSIDAASAFARAEAALGARYRLERVVAASDARVLFAAEDRVLKRAVSLRVNFRADNPIRSWFLREAEALGRLDHPAIRHVYDAGIIGELAYRVGNWIEGEGLHDAVQRGPRPIPAVHTLARDLLSAMEHAHGRGVIVRRVVPASLLVSPASRGTITDLRYCNWTLPAIPPGDEPTQQAFMAPEVRGGADGDPASDVYTAGAILYFAITGVEPPLDASEAARPALLRPTCPAALERLVLRALERDPDDRYLTAAEMLEEFASDAGAFEPAAAAGGTPAPDGEDRARWEKRLRRALGDDYELLARLGQGGFGRVYRVRDLHLEREVALKILHPLLTRDPEVVERFRREAQLAARLSHPNIVNIYDIAGRSGLIWYTMELIEGPSLAQLVEREGPLPLDRVLRVLREALSALAHAHASGLVHRDIKPENMLLEPDGSLRITDFGLALALRAGRFGGATSQSGTPQFASPEQLLGERVDQRSDLYSLAAVAYFALLGEPPFPGATPEQVLARQTTNQIPVAGERREDVPPELWAVLGRALDADVAARYGSAEEFLHALNRAAGDGRRQGTDLARVAARWLRL, encoded by the coding sequence ATGAGGGCGGCCGGCGCGCCGACGCCGATCGACGCTGCCGGGTCGATTGACGCGGCATCGGCGTTCGCCCGCGCCGAGGCGGCGCTGGGCGCGCGCTACCGGCTCGAGCGCGTGGTCGCGGCCTCGGATGCACGGGTGCTCTTCGCGGCCGAGGACCGGGTGCTCAAGCGTGCGGTGAGCCTTCGAGTGAATTTCCGGGCCGACAACCCGATACGCAGCTGGTTCCTCCGGGAGGCTGAGGCGCTGGGCCGGCTGGATCACCCGGCAATCCGCCACGTGTACGACGCCGGCATCATCGGCGAGCTGGCGTATCGCGTGGGCAACTGGATCGAGGGCGAAGGGCTGCACGACGCGGTGCAGCGCGGGCCGCGACCCATTCCGGCCGTGCACACGCTCGCGCGCGACCTGCTGAGCGCGATGGAGCATGCGCACGGCCGGGGCGTCATCGTGCGGCGGGTGGTGCCGGCTTCGCTGCTTGTGAGCCCCGCGTCCCGCGGCACCATCACCGATCTGCGGTACTGCAACTGGACACTGCCGGCCATTCCGCCGGGCGACGAGCCCACACAGCAGGCGTTCATGGCGCCCGAGGTGCGCGGCGGCGCCGACGGCGACCCGGCGAGCGATGTCTACACCGCCGGCGCGATCCTCTACTTCGCGATCACCGGCGTCGAGCCTCCGCTCGATGCGAGCGAGGCGGCGCGGCCCGCGCTGCTCCGGCCCACGTGCCCCGCCGCGCTCGAGCGGCTGGTGCTCCGCGCGCTCGAACGCGATCCCGATGATCGCTATCTCACCGCGGCGGAGATGCTGGAGGAATTCGCCTCGGACGCAGGCGCATTCGAGCCGGCGGCCGCGGCGGGCGGCACTCCCGCGCCGGACGGGGAAGATCGGGCGCGTTGGGAAAAGCGGCTGCGCCGCGCGCTGGGCGACGACTACGAGTTGCTGGCGCGGCTCGGCCAGGGCGGCTTCGGCCGGGTCTACCGCGTGCGCGACCTCCACCTCGAGCGCGAAGTCGCGCTCAAGATCCTGCATCCGCTGCTCACCCGTGATCCGGAGGTCGTGGAGCGATTCCGTCGCGAGGCGCAACTGGCCGCGCGGCTGAGCCACCCCAACATCGTGAACATCTACGACATCGCCGGCCGTTCGGGGCTCATCTGGTACACGATGGAGCTGATCGAAGGGCCGAGCCTCGCCCAGCTCGTGGAGCGCGAGGGCCCGCTCCCGCTCGACCGGGTGCTCCGGGTCCTGCGCGAGGCGCTCTCGGCACTGGCGCACGCGCACGCGTCTGGCCTGGTGCACCGAGACATCAAGCCGGAGAACATGCTGCTCGAGCCGGACGGCAGCCTCCGCATCACCGACTTCGGCCTGGCGCTGGCACTTCGCGCCGGGCGATTCGGGGGCGCCACCAGCCAGAGCGGAACGCCGCAGTTTGCGAGTCCAGAGCAGTTATTGGGGGAGAGGGTGGACCAGCGGTCGGACCTCTATAGCCTTGCGGCGGTAGCCTATTTCGCGCTGCTTGGCGAGCCGCCGTTTCCCGGCGCCACCCCGGAGCAGGTGCTGGCCCGGCAGACCACCAATCAGATTCCCGTGGCGGGCGAGCGACGCGAGGACGTGCCGCCGGAGCTCTGGGCCGTCCTGGGCCGGGCGCTCGATGCCGACGTCGCGGCACGCTACGGCTCGGCGGAAGAGTTTCTGCACGCGCTGAATCGCGCGGCCGGGGACGGCAGGCGGCAGGGCACCGATCTTGCTCGGGTGGCGGCGCGATGGCTCAGACTTTGA
- a CDS encoding cold shock domain-containing protein yields the protein MARTIGTVKWFNDAKGFGFITPENGDKDCFVHHTAIKADGFRSLAEGERVEFDIVQGAKGPAAENVVKLAK from the coding sequence ATGGCTCGCACCATCGGCACGGTGAAGTGGTTCAACGACGCGAAGGGCTTCGGGTTCATCACCCCGGAGAACGGTGACAAGGACTGTTTCGTCCACCACACCGCCATCAAGGCGGATGGGTTCCGCAGCCTCGCGGAGGGCGAAAGAGTCGAGTTCGACATCGTGCAGGGTGCCAAGGGCCCCGCTGCGGAAAACGTGGTGAAGCTGGCCAAGTAA
- the infA gene encoding translation initiation factor IF-1, producing MAKEEGIEMEGVVTEVLPDRNYRVMLENGHEILAYAAGKMSKFKIRVLEGDRVSVVLSPYDLTRGRVIYRHK from the coding sequence ATGGCCAAGGAAGAGGGCATCGAGATGGAGGGCGTGGTGACCGAAGTCCTGCCCGACCGGAACTATCGGGTCATGCTGGAGAACGGTCACGAGATTCTGGCGTACGCAGCCGGCAAAATGAGCAAGTTCAAGATCCGCGTGCTCGAGGGCGACCGCGTCAGCGTCGTGCTCTCGCCCTACGATCTCACCCGCGGGCGGGTCATCTATCGGCACAAGTGA
- a CDS encoding M3 family oligoendopeptidase — protein MTASVLPTSPASFAKATWADIIPYYDELAERPVDSDTVDEWLRTWSTLEELVTEAAARAMIEYSIDTADPQKESDHLRFSSEILPRMEERTVGLARRLIESGLRRPDMATTLRRFETAIALFREANVPIFAEAEQLAARYQRITGSMTAMWEGEERPLPQLQPYLKSAERPARERAWHVITAPYLAARDTLAELFDRMYALRQQAAHNAGFANFRDYIFPAKFRFDYGPADCERLHGAIESTVVPAVERLFEQRRHRLGIAEIRPWDLQVDPWRAAPLKPFETVDELVAGARRVFGRVSPDLGGEFQTMIDLGLLDLASRRGKAPGGYCETLQYQGRPFIFMNAVGIAEDVNTLLHEAGHAFHAFAARAQPFIWQRQPGAEAAELASMSMELIAARHLVRPTGYFTPDEARSARLEHLEDVLISLAHIASVDAFQHWIYASGQGHDAAARDEAWLRIRARFERGIDWSGLETERIARWYRQLHIFLHPFYYIEYAIAEIGALQVWRNSLRDPTSAVAHYRRALSLGSTRPLPSLYQAAGVELSFDAKLLGDLVALVEEHIEELRGAVATPDAPAA, from the coding sequence GTGACCGCGTCCGTTTTACCCACGTCCCCGGCGTCGTTCGCCAAGGCCACCTGGGCTGACATCATTCCCTACTACGACGAGCTGGCCGAGCGCCCGGTCGATTCCGACACGGTCGACGAGTGGCTCCGCACCTGGTCGACGCTGGAGGAGCTGGTAACCGAGGCCGCGGCACGTGCGATGATCGAGTACTCCATCGACACCGCCGATCCCCAAAAGGAGTCCGACCATCTCCGTTTCTCGAGCGAGATCCTGCCGCGCATGGAGGAGCGCACCGTCGGGCTCGCGCGGCGGCTCATCGAGTCGGGGCTCCGCCGCCCCGACATGGCGACGACGCTTCGGCGCTTCGAGACCGCGATTGCCCTCTTCCGCGAAGCCAACGTACCGATCTTCGCGGAAGCCGAGCAGCTCGCCGCCCGCTACCAGCGCATCACTGGTTCCATGACGGCCATGTGGGAGGGCGAGGAGCGACCGCTGCCCCAGCTCCAGCCCTATCTCAAGAGCGCCGAACGTCCGGCGCGCGAGCGGGCGTGGCACGTTATCACTGCCCCCTACCTTGCCGCGCGCGACACGCTGGCCGAGCTCTTCGACCGGATGTACGCCCTCCGGCAGCAGGCCGCGCACAACGCGGGGTTCGCGAATTTCCGCGACTACATCTTCCCGGCCAAATTCCGCTTCGACTACGGCCCCGCGGACTGTGAGCGTCTGCACGGCGCGATCGAGTCGACGGTCGTTCCCGCCGTCGAGCGGCTGTTCGAGCAGCGCCGGCATCGGCTCGGCATCGCGGAGATCCGGCCGTGGGACTTGCAGGTGGACCCGTGGCGCGCGGCCCCGCTCAAGCCGTTCGAGACGGTTGACGAGCTGGTGGCCGGTGCGCGGCGCGTCTTCGGCCGTGTCTCTCCCGATCTGGGTGGGGAGTTCCAGACGATGATCGACCTCGGCCTGCTCGATCTCGCGAGCCGTCGAGGCAAGGCGCCCGGCGGCTATTGCGAGACGCTGCAGTACCAGGGCCGTCCGTTCATCTTCATGAACGCCGTTGGCATCGCCGAAGACGTGAATACGCTGCTCCACGAAGCGGGGCACGCCTTCCACGCGTTCGCGGCCCGCGCGCAGCCGTTCATCTGGCAGCGCCAGCCCGGCGCCGAAGCCGCGGAGCTTGCCTCGATGTCGATGGAGCTGATCGCGGCGCGGCACCTCGTACGCCCGACCGGATACTTCACCCCCGACGAGGCGCGCTCGGCGCGGCTCGAGCATCTGGAGGACGTGCTCATCAGCCTCGCGCATATCGCCTCGGTTGACGCATTCCAGCACTGGATCTACGCCAGCGGGCAGGGCCACGACGCGGCGGCGCGCGACGAAGCGTGGCTCCGCATCCGCGCGCGCTTCGAGCGCGGTATCGATTGGAGCGGACTGGAGACCGAGCGCATCGCGCGCTGGTACCGGCAGCTCCACATCTTCCTTCACCCGTTCTATTACATCGAGTACGCCATCGCGGAAATCGGCGCGCTGCAGGTGTGGCGAAACAGCCTGCGCGATCCGACCTCCGCGGTCGCGCACTACCGGCGGGCGCTGTCATTGGGGTCCACGCGGCCGCTGCCGAGCCTCTATCAGGCCGCCGGCGTCGAGCTGAGCTTCGATGCGAAACTCCTTGGCGACCTGGTCGCGCTGGTCGAAGAGCACATCGAGGAGCTTCGCGGCGCCGTTGCCACGCCCGATGCACCAGCCGCGTAG
- a CDS encoding DUF2339 domain-containing protein, whose product MSVEERLDRLEQRLEIVEALVRRLVNTPDRVLPPEARGPSARREPAPTPRGAPAGAPRDPPLREPEPGPRAAAPPPRTPSQTGVRRLAFEEWIGQRGLLAIGVLALILAAGYLLKLSFERGWISPVVRCAGGVAAGAVVGALGWRLLDRYRTYGASLVGAGAAIMYLAVWAAARLYGLLPPTSGIVALALVSLGLAAIAFAVDTEALGTVAALGAFFAPVLLGRDRSHADLLLLYLACMAIALGWVAARKRWRRAAAVVALAYFGLGWTAVGSAGPLGALAYSALGGAAGMYVALREHWRETRFLSFWGGWALLASLGSARLDAHWLMLAAGIVLAAPVWWYALRNPLVVPRSARGRPVEGPAASGWSLGELVAFLVTPLFIGWAVAVAAPDFMRAHPGIAAFVVAALYLATGYGGRLVPFTLVGAAAAAGAVLEHWGGLPAPAILLALALLWAALDHAFDRSDGRWYALATFAAAAVHLLAVDNPRRPWNDAAFTGDYALVLWLAVAVSAALAAGLLRGPSPAAASASAPPAPARPVPDAVHLARAALWLAGGGLLLFGVTGEITRLFRLRGLAPDTAALAGGLAVSAWWLLFAADLVVLGLRRRIRPARLGGLAVAGLAVAKVLLVDLSSLDALYRVASVFTLGLVSLALAYLYHRQARAASAGLRAPIRPTS is encoded by the coding sequence ATGAGCGTCGAAGAGCGGCTCGACCGGTTGGAGCAGCGCCTGGAGATCGTGGAAGCGCTTGTGCGCCGGCTCGTGAACACGCCCGACCGGGTGCTGCCGCCCGAGGCGCGCGGACCATCAGCGCGGCGCGAGCCTGCTCCTACGCCGCGGGGCGCGCCGGCCGGCGCGCCCCGCGACCCACCGCTCCGCGAGCCGGAGCCCGGGCCCCGTGCGGCCGCGCCTCCGCCGCGCACGCCGTCGCAGACCGGGGTCCGCCGACTCGCGTTCGAGGAATGGATCGGCCAGCGCGGTCTGCTCGCCATCGGGGTGCTCGCACTCATCCTGGCAGCGGGGTACCTGCTCAAGCTCTCCTTCGAGCGCGGCTGGATTTCGCCCGTGGTGCGCTGCGCCGGCGGCGTGGCGGCCGGGGCCGTCGTCGGCGCGCTCGGCTGGCGCCTGCTCGATCGGTACCGCACCTACGGCGCATCCCTCGTCGGCGCGGGTGCCGCGATCATGTATCTCGCCGTTTGGGCCGCGGCGCGCCTCTACGGATTGCTGCCGCCTACGTCCGGCATCGTAGCACTGGCACTCGTTTCGCTCGGGCTTGCAGCCATCGCGTTTGCGGTGGACACCGAAGCGCTCGGCACGGTCGCGGCGCTCGGCGCCTTCTTCGCGCCCGTGCTGCTCGGGCGCGACCGATCGCACGCCGACCTGCTGCTGCTTTATCTCGCCTGCATGGCGATTGCGCTCGGTTGGGTGGCGGCGCGCAAGCGGTGGCGGCGTGCCGCGGCCGTCGTTGCGCTCGCGTATTTCGGGCTCGGCTGGACGGCGGTCGGAAGTGCGGGGCCGCTCGGCGCGCTTGCGTACAGCGCGCTGGGCGGGGCGGCCGGCATGTACGTCGCGCTCCGCGAACATTGGCGGGAAACGCGCTTCCTCTCCTTCTGGGGCGGGTGGGCTCTGCTCGCCTCCCTGGGGAGCGCTCGCCTCGACGCGCACTGGCTGATGCTCGCCGCCGGCATCGTGCTCGCGGCGCCGGTCTGGTGGTATGCGCTGCGCAACCCGCTTGTGGTGCCTCGGTCGGCGCGCGGGCGGCCGGTGGAGGGCCCTGCCGCATCCGGGTGGTCCCTCGGCGAGCTGGTCGCCTTTCTGGTGACGCCCCTCTTCATCGGATGGGCGGTGGCGGTGGCAGCACCGGACTTCATGCGCGCGCATCCGGGCATCGCGGCCTTCGTGGTGGCAGCCCTATACCTCGCAACCGGATACGGGGGACGGCTGGTGCCGTTTACGCTGGTAGGCGCCGCCGCGGCCGCCGGCGCGGTGCTCGAGCACTGGGGCGGCCTCCCGGCGCCGGCCATCCTCCTTGCGCTCGCGCTTCTGTGGGCTGCGCTCGACCATGCGTTCGACCGCTCAGACGGCCGCTGGTACGCTCTGGCGACCTTCGCCGCGGCGGCGGTGCATCTGCTCGCCGTGGACAACCCGCGTCGGCCATGGAACGATGCCGCGTTCACCGGCGACTACGCGCTCGTGTTGTGGCTTGCGGTCGCGGTTTCTGCCGCGCTCGCTGCCGGTTTGCTGCGGGGACCCTCGCCTGCAGCTGCATCCGCATCGGCACCACCCGCGCCCGCCCGGCCAGTGCCCGACGCCGTCCATCTCGCGCGTGCGGCGCTGTGGCTGGCCGGCGGCGGCCTGCTCCTCTTCGGCGTGACGGGCGAGATCACCCGCCTCTTCCGGCTTCGCGGGCTGGCCCCGGACACCGCGGCGCTCGCCGGCGGCCTTGCCGTGAGCGCTTGGTGGCTGCTCTTCGCGGCGGACCTCGTGGTGCTCGGACTTCGGCGCAGGATCCGCCCCGCGCGGCTTGGCGGTTTGGCCGTCGCCGGGCTTGCCGTGGCCAAGGTGCTGCTGGTCGATCTGTCATCGCTCGACGCGCTCTACCGAGTCGCGTCCGTGTTCACGCTCGGACTCGTCTCGCTCGCCCTCGCATATCTCTATCACCGGCAGGCGCGGGCCGCCTCGGCTGGCCTTCGCGCCCCGATCCGGCCAACTTCATAA
- a CDS encoding MFS transporter: protein MSEPAPAISARDQLRRLWVLIATNFVDMIGFAIVLPLLPFYALRLHATAFEVGIIISAFSIAQILSSPLWGRVSDTYGRRPALLIGLGASALAYVVFGVADALWLLFASRLIQGAGGGTTGVAQAYVADTIEPAQRARALGWLSAATSAGVMLGPVIGSFATKFGPEAPGFLAAALCLLNAGFAWRWLPESRRKDGSGAHATAGAPVWRAGWEVVRHPTRAVPRLILIYAGGMLAFAALTSVLALYLDAEFGVTEQSIGFVFLYIGGLSVVMRTLCLGPIVDRIGEPRAMQVGTLSLIAGLALFPQAGSFWGLAAVMPLVPIGTALLFPATTSLISRHTRRSEYGTVMGVAQTFAGLSRVVAPLVATAAFERLGHASPFYMAAGFIVLMSLLVFRVGVQPAGMKPAPASAPDIPT from the coding sequence GTGAGCGAGCCGGCCCCCGCCATTTCGGCCCGGGACCAGCTTCGCCGGCTCTGGGTGCTCATCGCCACGAATTTCGTCGACATGATCGGCTTCGCGATCGTGCTTCCGCTGCTCCCGTTCTACGCGCTCCGGTTGCATGCCACCGCGTTCGAAGTCGGAATCATCATCTCCGCGTTCTCCATCGCGCAGATCCTCTCATCGCCGCTCTGGGGCCGCGTATCGGATACCTACGGGCGGCGCCCGGCGCTTCTCATCGGACTCGGCGCCTCGGCTCTGGCGTACGTGGTCTTCGGCGTGGCGGACGCGCTTTGGCTGCTCTTCGCGTCGCGGCTCATCCAGGGCGCAGGCGGCGGCACCACCGGCGTCGCCCAAGCGTACGTAGCGGACACGATCGAGCCGGCGCAGCGGGCCCGCGCCCTGGGCTGGCTCTCCGCCGCCACGTCGGCCGGCGTCATGCTCGGTCCCGTCATCGGCTCCTTCGCCACCAAGTTCGGCCCCGAGGCGCCGGGATTTCTGGCGGCGGCGCTCTGCCTGCTCAACGCCGGCTTTGCCTGGCGCTGGCTCCCGGAGTCGCGCCGGAAGGACGGCTCCGGCGCGCACGCAACGGCGGGGGCACCGGTCTGGCGTGCCGGATGGGAGGTGGTGCGCCACCCGACCCGTGCGGTCCCGAGGCTCATTCTGATCTACGCGGGCGGGATGCTTGCGTTCGCGGCGCTCACATCGGTCCTGGCGCTCTATCTCGACGCGGAGTTCGGCGTGACCGAGCAGTCGATCGGCTTCGTGTTTCTCTACATCGGCGGCCTTTCGGTCGTGATGCGCACGCTCTGCCTCGGCCCTATTGTGGACCGCATCGGCGAGCCCCGCGCGATGCAGGTCGGGACCCTGTCGCTCATCGCAGGCCTGGCCCTCTTTCCTCAGGCGGGCTCCTTCTGGGGCCTCGCGGCGGTCATGCCGCTCGTACCGATCGGCACTGCACTTCTCTTTCCGGCCACGACGTCGCTCATTTCGCGCCACACCCGGCGCTCGGAATACGGTACCGTGATGGGGGTGGCGCAGACGTTCGCGGGGCTCTCGCGCGTGGTGGCGCCGCTCGTTGCCACCGCTGCATTTGAGCGCCTGGGCCATGCGTCGCCGTTTTACATGGCCGCCGGTTTCATCGTGCTGATGAGCCTGCTCGTTTTCCGGGTGGGGGTGCAGCCTGCCGGCATGAAGCCGGCGCCCGCGTCGGCGCCCGACATCCCGACTTGA
- a CDS encoding iron ABC transporter permease, translating to MTAALRAIPAAAAARRARPATAAAGALLLIVLGWLVVYPLLLVLVDAVRTEATGAEALRAAGGWTLEYVREFLRRPTEWRALWDSFWISVVSVLLAGAIGIPLAVLFARYDFPGRRLLGAVIALPAVLPPLVGVVAFLFLYGESGFFARLVQAVFGLETAPWRLEGAGAILMVHAYSMYVYFYLFTRAALLSLDAAQLEAAASLGAGRWRTAQRVVLPALAPALTGGALLTFMTSLASFSAPYIFGGGFRVMTTQIVATRLNGENALAMVETVALSLLALAALALFRGTDSGGYGAGGGSAVGAGTKGTAPAPAVVRHRGARVALAVFSWSLAVVLLLPHLTLLVVSFVPLGTWTTEAIPPAWSLANYAALVGDPVRLRPLLNSLWLATLATAAAVALSLAAAALIVRRRVPGRRALDLLLALPWAVPGTVFAIALATAFSVWAPWFGRVVLIGTIWILPLAYLVRNLPITSRATLAGFRALDPSYDEAAASLGAGHWRTLRRVTVPLLRPSLMAGATLAFVTALGDFVTSIVLYTYDTRPISLEILASLRQSDVGVAAAYGVVLMALSAAIFALGADWGGAG from the coding sequence GTGACCGCGGCACTCCGCGCGATACCGGCGGCGGCGGCGGCACGTCGCGCGCGCCCGGCCACGGCCGCGGCCGGCGCGCTCCTCCTCATCGTGCTCGGCTGGCTCGTGGTGTATCCGCTGCTGCTCGTGCTGGTCGACGCGGTCCGCACCGAGGCGACAGGCGCGGAGGCACTCCGCGCGGCCGGCGGCTGGACGCTCGAATATGTGCGCGAGTTTCTCCGGCGCCCCACCGAATGGCGCGCGCTCTGGGACAGCTTCTGGATCTCAGTCGTGAGCGTGCTGCTCGCAGGCGCGATCGGCATCCCGCTCGCCGTGCTCTTCGCCCGATACGACTTTCCGGGCCGGCGCCTGCTCGGCGCCGTGATCGCGCTGCCCGCGGTGTTGCCGCCGCTCGTGGGCGTGGTCGCGTTTCTCTTTCTCTACGGAGAGTCGGGCTTCTTCGCGCGTCTGGTCCAGGCAGTCTTCGGACTGGAGACGGCCCCGTGGCGACTCGAGGGCGCCGGCGCCATCCTCATGGTGCATGCCTACTCGATGTACGTGTACTTCTATCTGTTCACCCGCGCGGCGCTCCTCTCGCTCGACGCTGCGCAACTCGAGGCGGCCGCGAGCCTCGGCGCCGGTCGCTGGCGCACCGCACAGCGGGTCGTTCTCCCTGCGCTGGCGCCGGCGCTCACCGGCGGCGCGCTGCTCACGTTCATGACGTCGCTCGCGTCGTTCAGCGCGCCATACATCTTCGGCGGCGGGTTCCGGGTGATGACGACGCAGATCGTCGCCACCCGACTCAACGGTGAGAATGCCCTCGCGATGGTGGAGACGGTGGCGCTCTCGCTGCTTGCGCTCGCAGCGCTCGCGCTGTTCCGCGGCACGGACAGCGGCGGATACGGCGCGGGGGGCGGGAGTGCCGTTGGAGCCGGCACCAAAGGCACCGCACCGGCACCCGCGGTGGTGCGCCATCGCGGCGCGCGCGTGGCCCTCGCGGTGTTTTCCTGGTCGCTCGCGGTGGTACTCCTGCTTCCGCACCTCACGTTGCTCGTGGTTTCGTTTGTCCCGCTCGGCACCTGGACCACGGAGGCCATCCCGCCGGCGTGGAGCCTGGCGAATTATGCGGCGCTGGTGGGCGACCCGGTGCGGCTTCGCCCGCTCCTCAACAGCCTCTGGCTCGCCACGCTGGCCACGGCGGCCGCGGTGGCGCTCTCGCTTGCCGCGGCCGCGCTCATCGTACGGCGCCGGGTGCCGGGCCGGCGCGCGCTCGACCTGCTCCTTGCCCTTCCGTGGGCGGTGCCCGGCACCGTGTTCGCGATCGCGCTGGCCACCGCGTTCAGCGTGTGGGCCCCCTGGTTCGGCCGCGTGGTGCTGATCGGCACCATCTGGATCCTTCCGCTGGCCTATCTCGTTCGCAACCTGCCGATCACGAGCCGCGCGACGCTGGCCGGGTTCCGTGCCCTCGATCCCTCGTACGACGAGGCGGCCGCGAGTCTGGGCGCCGGCCACTGGCGCACGCTCCGGCGGGTCACGGTGCCGCTGCTCAGGCCTTCGCTCATGGCGGGGGCCACGCTCGCATTCGTTACCGCCCTGGGAGACTTCGTGACGTCGATCGTGCTCTACACCTACGACACCCGCCCGATCTCGCTCGAGATCCTGGCGAGCCTGCGCCAGTCCGACGTCGGCGTCGCTGCGGCGTACGGCGTCGTCCTCATGGCGCTGAGCGCCGCGATCTTCGCGCTCGGCGCGGACTGGGGCGGGGCAGGGTGA